In bacterium BMS3Abin02, one DNA window encodes the following:
- the ftpA gene encoding fine tangled pili major subunit → MSWTVLPEETAGKVADALQPTLIDLIDLHLLGKQAHWTVVGERFQSVHERLDVLVDAWRLWSDSVAERIVTLGVIPKGRAQDVGDRGAGREFPLAWLADRDAIRLVAERVEVAARKARDSRQTVADLDVISDALLQGIIEGLEEQLWMLRAHLK, encoded by the coding sequence ATGAGTTGGACCGTGCTTCCCGAGGAGACCGCCGGCAAGGTGGCCGACGCCCTGCAACCCACGCTGATCGACCTGATCGACCTTCATCTGCTGGGCAAGCAAGCCCATTGGACCGTCGTCGGTGAGCGTTTCCAGTCGGTTCACGAGCGCCTCGATGTGTTGGTCGACGCCTGGCGCCTGTGGAGTGACAGCGTCGCGGAGCGGATCGTCACGCTCGGCGTCATCCCGAAGGGCCGTGCCCAGGACGTTGGCGACCGGGGAGCAGGACGTGAGTTCCCGCTCGCCTGGCTGGCCGACAGAGACGCCATTCGCCTGGTTGCGGAGCGGGTCGAGGTGGCTGCCCGAAAGGCGCGCGACAGCCGGCAAACAGTCGCCGATCTCGACGTCATCAGCGATGCACTTCTCCAGGGGATCATCGAAGGGCTCGAGGAGCAGCTGTGGATGCTCCGCGCCCACCTCAAGTGA
- the sigG gene encoding ECF RNA polymerase sigma factor SigG has protein sequence MPGADKDLDALVPALRRRDPVAFRRLYEALADSLGGFAFGMLRDRLAAEDAVQQAFLEFVKAAPDLVGDGRSVRAWLYRSVRFTCLDEIRRRSRRPEQLMDVLPEPESRGADPVDMLFDPDLEAAFATLTPHQRTVVLLRHVAGMSGAEVAKVVGSNRAAVYAMIARAEASLRRALSPVESDGVAASEPVKGKPAFGRTHE, from the coding sequence ATGCCAGGAGCCGACAAGGACCTCGATGCACTCGTTCCCGCCCTCCGGAGGCGGGATCCTGTCGCGTTCCGACGACTGTATGAAGCCCTGGCCGACTCGCTCGGCGGATTTGCGTTCGGGATGCTCCGTGACCGTCTCGCAGCAGAGGACGCCGTTCAGCAAGCGTTTCTCGAGTTCGTCAAGGCCGCACCCGACCTCGTGGGAGACGGCCGTTCCGTTCGGGCCTGGCTCTATCGCAGTGTCAGGTTCACGTGTCTGGATGAAATCCGCCGCCGGTCCAGGCGGCCCGAACAGCTCATGGACGTGCTTCCCGAACCCGAGTCACGAGGAGCGGATCCGGTCGACATGCTGTTCGATCCCGACCTCGAAGCGGCGTTCGCAACGCTCACTCCGCACCAGCGAACCGTCGTGCTGCTGCGTCATGTGGCGGGGATGTCGGGCGCCGAGGTGGCCAAAGTCGTCGGTTCCAACAGAGCGGCCGTCTACGCGATGATCGCCCGTGCCGAAGCTTCCCTGCGTCGGGCACTCTCACCAGTCGAATCCGACGGTGTCGCGGCGTCTGAACCGGTGAAAGGCAAGCCTGCGTTTGGGAGGACGCACGAATGA
- a CDS encoding membrane dipeptidase — translation MSVTRTERDAALRIHRDLPVTDGHNDLPWAIRVRAGGSLDVADPRTRLDGYHTDFPRLREGGVGAQFWSVYVPAWSTSPLRETIEQIDLVRRMSAMAPEWTELAVGSDDVEHIRASGRIAGLLGAEGGHSIENSLAGLRALGDLGVRYMTLTHIDTIDWADSATDEPRHGGLTDFGRDVVREMNRLAMLVDISHVSVDTMWDALEVSATPVIASHSSTAALASHPRNLPDDVLEAVGRSGGVVMINFYPGFVVAEAAEQSLDLFAEARRLHAELSDDKALEEAMRRMAEDDPMEPGSVADVVDHIEHAVRVAGVDHVGLGSDFDGIDVVPVGLEDVSCYPNVTAELLGRGWDEQAIRNVLGENALRVLRKAEQIAASLS, via the coding sequence TTGAGCGTCACGAGAACGGAAAGGGATGCTGCCCTGCGCATCCATCGAGACCTCCCCGTCACGGACGGTCACAACGACCTGCCGTGGGCGATCAGGGTGCGAGCCGGTGGTTCGCTCGATGTTGCCGATCCTCGAACCCGTCTCGACGGGTATCACACCGATTTCCCCCGGCTACGCGAGGGCGGCGTCGGTGCGCAGTTCTGGTCCGTGTACGTGCCGGCGTGGAGCACGTCGCCGCTGCGCGAAACCATCGAGCAGATCGACCTGGTTCGGCGAATGTCGGCCATGGCACCCGAGTGGACAGAGCTCGCCGTCGGTTCCGACGACGTCGAACACATTCGGGCTTCCGGCCGGATCGCGGGGTTGCTCGGAGCCGAGGGTGGCCACAGCATCGAGAACTCCCTTGCAGGCCTGAGGGCGCTTGGCGATCTGGGTGTCCGCTACATGACGCTTACGCACATCGACACGATCGATTGGGCCGATTCGGCGACGGACGAGCCCAGACACGGTGGCCTGACCGACTTCGGCAGGGACGTGGTGCGAGAGATGAACCGGCTCGCGATGCTCGTCGACATCTCCCATGTGTCGGTCGACACGATGTGGGACGCCTTGGAGGTGTCGGCGACTCCTGTGATCGCTTCGCACTCGAGCACCGCTGCGCTGGCTTCGCATCCTCGCAACCTTCCCGACGATGTGCTCGAAGCGGTGGGGCGTTCCGGTGGCGTGGTGATGATCAACTTCTACCCCGGCTTCGTCGTTGCCGAAGCTGCGGAGCAATCACTCGACCTGTTTGCCGAGGCCAGGCGCCTGCACGCCGAGTTGAGCGACGACAAGGCACTCGAGGAGGCGATGCGGCGCATGGCCGAGGATGATCCCATGGAGCCCGGATCGGTGGCCGATGTCGTCGACCACATCGAGCACGCGGTCCGTGTCGCGGGCGTCGATCATGTCGGGCTCGGAAGCGACTTCGACGGCATCGATGTCGTCCCCGTGGGACTGGAGGACGTTTCGTGCTATCCGAACGTCACGGCCGAACTCCTCGGGAGGGGCTGGGACGAGCAGGCAATCCGCAACGTGCTTGGAGAAAACGCACTGCGCGTACTCCGAAAGGCCGAGCAGATCGCGGCCTCCCTGAGCTGA
- a CDS encoding nitrilase, with protein sequence MVRVAAVQAGSIAFDTPATLTKLERFVAESAERGADLVVFPEAFVGGYPKGHDFGTVVGSRTEEGRDWFRRYWESAIDLPGLESERIGAAAAEHGVHVVVGVIERDGGTLYCTAVFFGPDGAMLGTHRKLMPTAAERLIWGFGDGSTMPVIETSVGRLGAAICWENYLPLYRVALYAKGVQIWCAPTVDDRERWAASMRHIALEGRCFVVSVGQYTTRSGYPDDYPIEAEPDEVLIGGGSCIVDPHGRFLVEPYRDGEAVLVADVDLGEIPRATFDLDVVGHYARPDVFRLVVNEEPQRPVSFS encoded by the coding sequence ATGGTTCGGGTTGCTGCGGTACAGGCAGGGTCGATCGCGTTTGACACGCCGGCGACGCTCACCAAGCTGGAACGGTTCGTTGCAGAGTCGGCGGAACGAGGCGCAGACCTCGTCGTGTTCCCGGAGGCGTTCGTCGGTGGGTATCCGAAGGGTCATGACTTCGGCACGGTCGTCGGATCTCGCACCGAAGAAGGCCGCGACTGGTTCCGCCGGTACTGGGAGTCGGCGATCGACCTCCCGGGTCTCGAGTCGGAGAGGATCGGTGCAGCGGCCGCCGAGCATGGTGTGCATGTGGTCGTCGGAGTCATCGAACGCGATGGCGGGACGCTCTACTGCACGGCGGTGTTCTTCGGTCCCGATGGGGCGATGCTCGGCACACACCGCAAGCTCATGCCGACCGCCGCCGAACGTCTCATCTGGGGGTTCGGTGACGGCTCCACGATGCCGGTGATCGAGACGTCGGTCGGTCGGCTCGGCGCGGCGATCTGCTGGGAGAACTACCTGCCGCTCTATCGCGTCGCCCTCTATGCCAAAGGGGTCCAGATCTGGTGCGCGCCCACTGTCGACGACCGGGAGCGTTGGGCAGCGTCGATGCGGCACATCGCCCTCGAGGGGCGCTGCTTTGTCGTCTCCGTCGGCCAGTACACGACCCGGTCCGGCTATCCGGACGACTATCCGATCGAAGCCGAACCGGACGAGGTGCTGATCGGCGGGGGGAGCTGCATCGTCGACCCGCATGGGAGGTTCCTCGTCGAACCGTATCGCGACGGTGAGGCAGTCCTCGTCGCGGACGTCGACCTGGGCGAGATTCCCCGCGCGACGTTCGACCTCGATGTGGTAGGCCACTACGCGCGGCCGGACGTATTTCGGCTCGTCGTGAATGAGGAACCGCAACGCCCGGTCTCGTTCTCGTGA
- the icaA_1 gene encoding poly-beta-1,6-N-acetyl-D-glucosamine synthase yields the protein MDAPLGGVTAIVAAYNEAPRIGRVLDVLTTYPGFEEVIVVDDGSTDGTEDVVAAYPVTYLRIEVNQGKGHAMDVGVARARTDVIFFADADIVGLTHQMIAETVQPVLDGSSEMFILMRNRKIYYLRLLMHFIPLLGGERAITKRLWYRLPDRYKVRFRIEAGLNFYAVYYGKGLRYRVFRGISQTVKEEKYGFWLGLQRRLRMFGDIVLAAWDLQRNDVPATVEGRRSAALGVVASVIGLVSGLFIVAATLAGPVGFIRSVFAHELREDPGAPLVRWLESIASGVSAPILLVIGLALVVLNLLFFTRALVRLVSIGRIRSEG from the coding sequence ATGGATGCGCCGCTCGGAGGCGTGACGGCGATCGTCGCCGCGTACAACGAGGCTCCCCGCATTGGGCGAGTACTCGACGTACTGACCACCTATCCGGGTTTTGAAGAGGTCATCGTCGTCGACGACGGGTCGACCGACGGCACCGAAGATGTTGTTGCCGCCTACCCGGTGACGTACCTGCGTATCGAGGTGAATCAGGGCAAGGGTCACGCCATGGACGTTGGAGTCGCTCGCGCGAGAACTGATGTGATCTTCTTTGCCGACGCCGACATCGTCGGGCTTACACATCAGATGATCGCCGAGACCGTGCAACCGGTGCTCGACGGTTCCTCTGAGATGTTCATCCTCATGCGCAACCGCAAGATCTACTACTTGCGGCTGCTGATGCACTTCATCCCGCTCCTCGGTGGTGAGCGTGCAATCACCAAACGGCTGTGGTACAGGCTTCCCGACCGGTACAAAGTCCGTTTTCGAATCGAAGCGGGGCTCAACTTCTATGCCGTCTATTACGGAAAGGGGCTTAGATACCGGGTGTTCCGGGGGATCTCACAGACGGTGAAGGAAGAGAAGTACGGGTTCTGGCTGGGCCTGCAGCGCAGGCTCCGCATGTTCGGCGACATCGTCTTGGCCGCATGGGACCTGCAGCGAAACGACGTGCCCGCGACGGTCGAAGGGCGACGAAGTGCAGCATTGGGTGTCGTCGCGAGCGTGATTGGCCTGGTGTCGGGGCTGTTCATCGTCGCGGCGACGCTTGCCGGTCCGGTCGGTTTCATTCGCTCGGTCTTCGCTCACGAGCTCAGAGAGGATCCGGGTGCCCCGCTCGTGCGGTGGCTCGAGTCGATCGCGTCCGGAGTGAGTGCCCCGATACTTCTCGTCATCGGGTTGGCGCTCGTCGTGCTCAACCTTCTCTTCTTCACGCGCGCGCTCGTCCGCCTCGTGTCCATCGGAAGGATACGTTCGGAGGGGTGA
- the yohD gene encoding inner membrane protein YohD: MPSKFPLIVDPLWLFSRSFGISVLSSLIVYRSWVVFVGTFVLGDSVVLAAGALASQGHWGLPSVFGWALLGTVISDTLWFSMSGRTLARIRRDPDRLVRFDQVVGKLDRWVGDHPHRGLLFVKLLYGTRLLSLVYMSVREVPTRRFVMFDAVGAMLWLGVLLPLGWVAGMQLEVLQRSVPRAEVVLLAVAVVGFAVKRGWSWMRRSEA, translated from the coding sequence GTGCCGTCGAAGTTCCCCTTGATCGTCGACCCGCTATGGTTATTCAGCCGCTCGTTCGGGATCTCCGTGCTTTCTTCTCTCATCGTCTATCGCTCCTGGGTCGTGTTCGTGGGGACGTTTGTCCTCGGCGACTCCGTCGTGCTGGCGGCGGGAGCACTGGCTTCGCAGGGGCACTGGGGTCTCCCATCGGTTTTCGGGTGGGCGTTGCTGGGAACAGTGATATCGGACACGTTGTGGTTTTCGATGTCGGGGAGGACGCTGGCACGGATCCGCCGGGATCCTGATCGACTCGTCCGGTTCGACCAGGTCGTCGGCAAGCTCGACAGGTGGGTGGGCGACCATCCCCATCGGGGATTGTTGTTCGTGAAACTCCTCTACGGGACCAGGCTGCTATCACTGGTCTACATGTCGGTGAGAGAAGTACCGACCCGCAGGTTCGTCATGTTCGATGCTGTCGGGGCGATGTTGTGGCTCGGTGTGCTGCTCCCTCTCGGGTGGGTCGCCGGGATGCAGCTCGAGGTTCTGCAACGCAGTGTTCCGCGTGCCGAGGTGGTCCTGCTTGCCGTGGCGGTCGTCGGGTTCGCCGTGAAGAGAGGCTGGTCATGGATGCGCCGCTCGGAGGCGTGA
- the tcrY gene encoding putative sensor histidine kinase TcrY → MSGIDSSRTAPGMRRPTLPKGVRAQATVLATVVITMALVVGAVVFIALTRANLTRSLETVVSSRSQDIAGLVVSGGLSRTIPSVRGTSAQVIDPSGTVIASTLDIEGQQAVTADTVPAGVLRLTEMAALDASGEQDAGENHDEEAPYLVAITGAASGDGVYQVVVVGSLASVNRAIATLIPMLAVGIPLLVMVGAWMTWGLVGRSLRPVGKMIAQAEGITLAKLDRRIDVPDSQDEIRHLAETLNGMLDRLESSVARQRRFVSDASHELKSPVASLLTMAEVAESARAQIEMKEFAGDVAGEARRLALLVEDLLILSRADEDHFQLDRTSFDLAELVREEAGSMAIAGVSFDLSGLAVTRVYMDRRRMRQLARNLLDNAVRHTGGRVWVETGVRDGFAYLLVADDGPGIPQNRREDIFDRFVRLDGARSRIEGGTGLGLAVAKAIVEAHGGTVRVLDDDLFPGAVFRVDLPMSGARQGT, encoded by the coding sequence GTGTCGGGTATCGACTCGTCCCGGACGGCTCCCGGGATGCGTAGGCCCACACTCCCGAAAGGGGTGAGAGCCCAAGCCACGGTGCTTGCGACAGTTGTCATCACCATGGCGCTCGTGGTTGGCGCCGTCGTCTTCATCGCATTGACTCGCGCGAACCTCACACGTTCCCTGGAGACCGTTGTCTCTTCTCGATCCCAAGACATTGCCGGTCTCGTCGTGTCCGGCGGTCTCTCGCGCACGATCCCCTCGGTGAGGGGAACTTCCGCGCAGGTCATCGACCCATCGGGCACAGTCATCGCATCGACTCTCGACATCGAGGGGCAGCAAGCCGTCACTGCCGACACGGTGCCTGCAGGAGTGTTGCGGCTCACCGAGATGGCCGCGCTCGACGCCTCGGGTGAACAGGACGCCGGTGAGAACCATGATGAGGAGGCTCCGTACCTGGTGGCAATCACCGGAGCGGCGTCGGGAGACGGCGTCTATCAGGTGGTCGTCGTTGGATCGTTGGCTTCGGTCAACAGGGCGATCGCGACGCTCATACCCATGCTGGCAGTCGGTATCCCGCTGCTGGTGATGGTCGGTGCCTGGATGACCTGGGGACTCGTCGGCCGGTCATTGAGGCCTGTGGGGAAGATGATCGCTCAGGCGGAAGGCATCACTTTGGCCAAACTCGATCGAAGGATCGATGTTCCCGACAGTCAGGATGAGATCCGCCATCTCGCCGAGACACTCAATGGCATGTTGGATCGTCTCGAGTCGTCCGTTGCTCGGCAACGTCGTTTCGTTTCCGATGCGTCGCATGAACTGAAGAGCCCGGTCGCATCCCTCCTGACCATGGCGGAGGTGGCCGAATCGGCGCGTGCGCAGATAGAGATGAAAGAGTTCGCCGGGGATGTCGCCGGGGAGGCTCGACGGCTTGCGCTGCTCGTGGAGGATCTTCTCATCCTGTCCCGTGCCGACGAAGACCACTTTCAGCTCGATCGGACTTCATTCGATCTGGCCGAGCTCGTCCGAGAAGAGGCTGGGTCGATGGCCATCGCCGGTGTCTCGTTCGATCTGTCAGGCCTTGCCGTCACACGCGTGTATATGGATCGGCGAAGAATGAGGCAGCTTGCCCGCAACCTTCTCGATAACGCCGTCCGGCACACCGGCGGGCGCGTGTGGGTCGAGACCGGTGTACGAGATGGTTTCGCGTACCTGCTGGTCGCGGACGACGGACCTGGCATCCCCCAGAACCGTCGTGAAGACATCTTCGATCGTTTCGTGCGCCTCGACGGTGCCCGATCTCGCATCGAAGGAGGCACTGGTCTCGGTCTCGCAGTGGCGAAAGCCATCGTTGAAGCACACGGGGGCACCGTGCGGGTCCTTGATGATGACCTGTTCCCGGGTGCGGTGTTTCGTGTCGACCTGCCCATGAGTGGTGCTCGGCAAGGAACCTGA
- the tcrA gene encoding transcriptional regulatory protein TcrA: protein MAGARQDDHVRLLVVEDEVKLASYVKRGLEAEGHAVDVAHDGEEGLWLARNQPYDVIILDIMLPRHNGYQVCADLREERNWTPILMLTAKDGEYDLAEALDTGADDYLTKPFSFVVLLARIRALARRGDTARPTVLSAGDLTLNPAGHRCMRGDEEIRLTPKEFSLLEHLMRYPGEVLSKLDILNAVWDWGFDGDPNVVEVYIGYLRKKIDAPFGRRSIETVRGVGYRLVPDGSRDA, encoded by the coding sequence ATGGCCGGTGCGCGACAGGACGATCACGTGAGGCTGCTGGTCGTCGAAGACGAGGTGAAGCTGGCTTCGTACGTCAAGCGTGGCCTGGAGGCGGAAGGCCACGCCGTGGACGTCGCTCATGACGGCGAGGAAGGCCTTTGGCTCGCTCGCAACCAACCCTATGACGTGATCATCCTCGACATCATGCTTCCGCGCCACAACGGGTACCAGGTCTGTGCCGATCTGCGAGAAGAGAGGAACTGGACTCCGATTCTCATGCTGACGGCCAAGGACGGGGAGTATGACCTTGCCGAAGCGCTCGACACCGGAGCGGATGACTACTTGACGAAGCCGTTTTCATTCGTGGTGCTGCTGGCCCGGATCCGAGCGCTGGCGCGCCGAGGCGACACCGCGCGTCCGACGGTCCTCTCCGCAGGCGACCTCACGCTCAATCCCGCGGGCCACCGATGCATGCGAGGGGACGAGGAGATACGGCTCACCCCGAAGGAGTTCTCCCTGCTCGAGCATCTGATGCGATACCCCGGTGAGGTCCTCTCGAAACTCGATATCTTGAATGCGGTGTGGGATTGGGGATTCGATGGCGACCCAAACGTTGTGGAGGTGTATATCGGCTATCTCCGCAAGAAGATCGACGCTCCATTCGGCCGGAGATCGATCGAGACCGTGAGGGGTGTCGGGTATCGACTCGTCCCGGACGGCTCCCGGGATGCGTAG
- a CDS encoding peptidase propeptide and YPEB domain protein, with amino-acid sequence MNVKKKANIAAIALVALASLGVGSAAIAQTGQAPAQTPAPATVQQPTQSGQVEATTADTDQVQFESRSQADDATEAPGKEDGTDQGKNEQSPSYSSSLTAPQGGDNGDETAEAKALAVTPGLIGEQAARDAALAAFDGTVQKVELDNENGAVVYSVEIINSSGAGADVKVDAGNGTVLAQEAGGADEGGKEAGEH; translated from the coding sequence TTGAACGTCAAGAAGAAAGCCAACATCGCGGCCATCGCACTGGTTGCCCTCGCATCACTCGGCGTGGGCAGTGCAGCGATCGCCCAGACCGGTCAAGCCCCGGCGCAGACGCCGGCTCCGGCGACGGTGCAGCAACCCACCCAGTCAGGGCAGGTCGAGGCCACCACGGCGGACACCGATCAAGTCCAGTTCGAATCCCGGTCCCAGGCCGACGACGCGACCGAGGCGCCCGGCAAGGAAGACGGGACCGACCAGGGCAAGAATGAGCAGTCGCCTTCCTACTCGTCCAGCCTGACGGCGCCGCAGGGCGGCGACAACGGCGATGAGACGGCGGAAGCGAAGGCTCTCGCCGTCACACCGGGCCTGATCGGTGAACAGGCCGCCCGGGACGCCGCGCTTGCGGCATTCGACGGCACCGTCCAGAAGGTCGAACTCGACAACGAGAACGGCGCGGTCGTCTACTCGGTCGAGATCATCAACTCGTCCGGCGCCGGCGCCGATGTGAAGGTCGACGCGGGCAACGGCACCGTCCTGGCCCAGGAAGCCGGCGGCGCCGACGAGGGCGGGAAGGAGGCCGGCGAGCATTAG